In bacterium, the sequence TGTGCGGCGAGGGAGAAGAGCCCTAGCAGCAGCGGCGGACGGTCGACCCAGTAGGAGCCGTAGAGCGAGGAGCCCGGGCTCCAGTGCTGGGCGAGGAGGAGGAATCCGCTCTCGTCTGGCGACAGCGGGACGTCGACGAACGGTAGCCACGCCGCTGCCGCGAGTACCGCCGCGACGCCGATACCGACGATCGACCAGATGCCCCAGCCACGGGAGTCGCTCGGCGACGTGACGGCGGGTGGAGGCGCACCATCGCGAACGTCGAGGGACCCAGCGCCATTCACGACAGCACCATCGAGGTCATGAGAGACGAGACGCAGGGTGATCAGGAGTGCACGCCACGCGCAGCATGGCTCCTCGACCTGTTGCGGATCGGTCGCGTTCCTCGGTCTTGGCGCGCCGGGGCCGGGTGAGGCGACCGATGATTCGGCGGCCAACTATGAGCGCAACCACGGCGCCTGTCAGCGCGACGCCTGCACCGGTGACGTAGCGCTCGGCGGTATGCCAGCTGTTGCCGGCCAGATAGCCGGCGGTGGCTATGAGCGCCCCCCACGCTGCGCCGCCAGCGACGTTGGCTCTCAGGAACCGGCGGTAGGGCATCCGGGCCATTCCCGCTAGGCCGGGGATCATGACGCGCAGGGCGACTGTGAACCGACCGATGAAGACGGCCCACCCGCCCCGGCGTATCAGCGCACGTTCGGCGCGCTCCAGGTGGCTGGCGTTCGTGAAGCGGCCGAGCGTCGAACCGAGGATCCTGCGACCCCAGCGGCGCCCGACGACGTATCCGACAGCATCGCCGAGGATCGCGCCACCGACGCCCGCGAGCACAACCGCGGGCAGCGGTACCTGACCCTGGCTGGCGGCCACGCCACCCAGCAGCACCGCTGTCTCCCCGGGAAAGATGAACCCGAGGAAGGCCGAAGACTCGAGAGCGGGAAGCGCGAACACCACCAGCAGCACCAGCCACGCCGGCGTCGACAGAAGTTGCTCCAACAGTCCGGTCATCGCGATGTCCCGACGGGCTGAGCGGTCACGAAAGGCCGCACCGGAGTCCGCGACAGGCGCAGGACCAACCGCGAGAACACAGGTCGAGCGGCACCGTACGACCCGAGCGCCACGATCGCACCTACGGCCAAACCGGCTGCCACGTCCAGCGGGAAGTGGGCACCCACGTAGACCCGAGTGACTGCCATCAGCACCGCGAGTCCGGCCGTCAACGCGCCGAGCTTTCGGTTGGCCAAAAGCACTCCGACGGTCACCGCGCCCGCCATCACCGCATGGTCGCTCGGAAACGAGTAGTCCGTGCTGCGTGACACAAGCACGAGGGCGTCAGGCAGGACCGTGTAGGGCCGTGGTTCGGCGAAGGCCGCAACCAAGAACTGGTTGACGCCAATCGCGATCAATGCGCCCAACGGAGCCCAGAGTGCTGCCGTCACACGATCCAGGTCGCCGTCGCGGCGCGTCAGGAGCCACGCGCACATGAGCACCCCCGCAAACAGGACGGTCCCGTACTCGGCATACAGGCGCGCCGGGGTGTGAAGCCAGGGAGTAAGGCGCGCGAAGTGGTTGACCGCGCCGAACCAGTCCTCTTGCGCCGCGCCCCACAGCACTGCTGACCCGCTCGCTGCCACCGTGCCTCCTCCAACGTGCCCGCCGTATCTGACGGGGTCGACCTGACCGTAGGCAGGACGACATGAAGCGACGATGAAGGCGCAACTCCGGGTCACGTGGGGCGAAACCGTTTGGTGACCTCGGGCGCCGACGGTCGGTCTGTCTGTCTCCGCAGACCAGGCCGGCCCGGCGAGCTCAACTCCCGGCCTCAAGTGCCGGCACGAGCGTCGTTTACGGGGTGCGCTGGTGCAGGAAACCAGCAGTTGAGCGACGCTCGGTCACCGCTGATCGGTGGCGCTTCATCTGGCCTTCATCCGTGCGAGGCCATTCTCGGAACCATGACGAT encodes:
- a CDS encoding DedA family protein; this encodes MTGLLEQLLSTPAWLVLLVVFALPALESSAFLGFIFPGETAVLLGGVAASQGQVPLPAVVLAGVGGAILGDAVGYVVGRRWGRRILGSTLGRFTNASHLERAERALIRRGGWAVFIGRFTVALRVMIPGLAGMARMPYRRFLRANVAGGAAWGALIATAGYLAGNSWHTAERYVTGAGVALTGAVVALIVGRRIIGRLTRPRRAKTEERDRSATGRGAMLRVACTPDHPASRLS
- a CDS encoding phosphatase PAP2 family protein codes for the protein MAASGSAVLWGAAQEDWFGAVNHFARLTPWLHTPARLYAEYGTVLFAGVLMCAWLLTRRDGDLDRVTAALWAPLGALIAIGVNQFLVAAFAEPRPYTVLPDALVLVSRSTDYSFPSDHAVMAGAVTVGVLLANRKLGALTAGLAVLMAVTRVYVGAHFPLDVAAGLAVGAIVALGSYGAARPVFSRLVLRLSRTPVRPFVTAQPVGTSR